One window from the genome of Antechinus flavipes isolate AdamAnt ecotype Samford, QLD, Australia chromosome X, AdamAnt_v2, whole genome shotgun sequence encodes:
- the LOC127542642 gene encoding tyrosine-protein phosphatase non-receptor type 2-like: protein MAAMPAMGGGYHPGLGLALAAGGGSSSSSSASSSLGDRGGGGDENNDYINANFVVVEEAQRRYILTQGPLPNTSGHFWLMVWQQNSRGVIMLNRLVEKETVKCSQYWPPCQGQVILFEEVGISVQMLGEEVKPYYEVHYLRLENMMTGESKTVSHFHYTSWPDFGVPESPASFLAFLFMVRESGSLNDEQGTVVIHCSAGIGRSGTFALIDSCLILLEKRENRFSLNIRQALVNLRKYRMGLIQTPEQLRFSYVAIVEGAKYLMGDQSVRKKWKALTQEDHSRSYSFDSSPPPSGITKKCKALKLVLDEEEETSDSDSDSDSDSDDLDDDDSDYSDLATRMPDSGEESCEPSTRKRSREESKGDSSQEEGHKKDKKSKVPSKRKRPNPPDL, encoded by the coding sequence ATGGCGGCCATGCCGGCTATGGGAGGAGGCTACCACCCCGGACTGGGCTTGGCTTTAGCAGCGGGTGGaggttcctcctcttcctcctcggCCTCCTCGAGCCTGGGAGACCGAGGGGGAGGCGGGGACGAGAACAACGACTACATCAACGCCAACTTCGTGGTGGTAGAAGAGGCCCAGCGGAGATACATCCTGACGCAGGGGCCCCTGCCCAACACCTCCGGCCACTTCTGGCTCATGGTGTGGCAGCAGAACAGCAGGGGCGTGATCATGCTCAACCGGCTGGTGGAGAAAGAGACCGTCAAGTGCTCCCAATACTGGCCCCCTTGTCAGGGCCAGGTCATACTCTTTGAAGAGGTGGGCATCAGTGTGCAAATGCTGGGGGAAGAAGTGAAGCCCTACTACGAAGTCCACTACCTGAGGCTGGAGAACATGATGACCGGGGAGTCTAAAACCGTCTCCCATTTCCACTACACCAGCTGGCCGGACTTCGGGGTGCCGGAGTCACCCGCctctttccttgcttttcttttcatggtGAGGGAGTCCGGCTCCCTTAACGACGAGCAGGGCACTGTGGTCATTCACTGCAGCGCGGGCATCGGTCGCTCAGGCACCTTTGCTCTGATTGACAGCTGCCTGATCcttttggagaagagagagaaccgCTTTTCTCTGAACATCAGACAAGCCTTGGTGAACCTGAGAAAGTACCGGATGGGACTTATTCAGACCCCAGAACAGCTGAGATTCTCCTATGTAGCTATCGTGGAAGGGGCAAAGTACCTCATGGGAGATCAAAGCGTTAGGAAAAAGTGGAAAGCACTTACTCAAGAAGACCATTCTCGCAGTTATAGCTTTGATAGTTCTCCACCTCCAAGCGGAATAACTAAAAAGTGCAAAGCTCTGAAGCTGGTTctagatgaagaagaagaaacctCCGACTCCGACTCCGACTCCGACTCCGACTCGGACGACCTAGATGACGACGACTCAGATTATTCCGATCTAGCCACCAGAATGCCAGACTCCGGAGAAGAGAGCTGTGAACCTTCTACCCGCAAACGGAGTCGAGAGGAAAGCAAAGGCGATTCCAGTCAAGAGGAGGGTCACAAAAAGGACAAGAAGTCCAAGGTCCCATCTAAAAGAAAAAGGCCCAATCCACCAGACCTGTGA